One Mycobacterium kubicae genomic window carries:
- the cwsA gene encoding cell wall synthesis protein CwsA, with protein MSAKAATRLTPRERLTRGLTYSAVGPVDVTRGVVGLGVHSAQSTASELRRRYQEGRLARELAAAQETLAQELAAAQEVVANLPQALQDARRKQRRSKRPYLIAGAAVVVLAGGAVTFSIVRRSMQPEPSPRPPSVDPQPRP; from the coding sequence ATGAGCGCAAAGGCGGCGACGCGATTGACCCCTAGGGAGCGACTGACCCGCGGTCTGACCTATTCGGCGGTGGGACCTGTGGACGTCACACGTGGTGTCGTCGGGTTGGGAGTGCACTCCGCGCAGTCGACCGCCTCCGAGTTGCGCCGCCGCTACCAGGAAGGGCGGCTGGCTCGGGAACTCGCGGCCGCCCAGGAAACGCTGGCCCAGGAGTTGGCCGCTGCCCAAGAGGTCGTCGCCAACCTGCCCCAAGCACTCCAGGACGCCCGCCGCAAGCAGCGCCGCAGCAAGCGTCCCTATCTGATCGCGGGCGCCGCCGTCGTGGTGCTGGCCGGCGGTGCCGTCACATTCAGCATCGTGCGACGGTCGATGCAACCCGAGCCGTCACCTCGCCCACCCAGCGTCGACCCGCAACCGCGGCCCTGA
- a CDS encoding peptidylprolyl isomerase: MADCDPVTNSAIQTATATLHTNRGDIKVALFGNHAPKTVANFVGLAQGTKEYSTQNASGGPSGPFYDGAVFHRVIRGFMIQGGDPTGTGRGGPGYKFADEFHPELQFDRPYLLAMANAGPGTNGSQFFITVGPTPHLNRRHTIFGEVIDPDSQRVVEAISSTATDGNDRPTEPVVIESITIS; encoded by the coding sequence ATGGCAGACTGTGATCCCGTGACTAACAGCGCCATTCAGACCGCCACCGCCACGCTGCACACCAACCGTGGAGACATCAAGGTCGCCCTGTTCGGAAACCACGCGCCCAAGACCGTCGCCAACTTCGTCGGCCTGGCGCAGGGCACCAAGGAGTACTCGACGCAGAACGCATCGGGCGGCCCATCGGGTCCGTTCTACGACGGCGCGGTTTTTCACCGGGTGATCCGAGGCTTCATGATCCAGGGCGGTGACCCGACCGGCACCGGTCGCGGCGGCCCCGGCTACAAGTTCGCCGACGAGTTTCACCCCGAGCTGCAATTCGACCGGCCCTATCTGTTGGCGATGGCCAACGCCGGCCCGGGCACCAACGGGTCGCAGTTCTTCATCACCGTCGGCCCCACCCCGCACTTGAACCGGCGCCACACCATCTTCGGTGAGGTCATCGACCCGGACTCACAGCGCGTCGTCGAGGCGATTTCGTCGACTGCCACCGACGGCAACGACCGGCCCACCGAGCCCGTCGTCATCGAATCGATCACCATCTCCTGA
- a CDS encoding PH domain-containing protein: MQQTQWAPPAGGIAGCAVAGLVMAIAAVTLVTDTPGRVMVGIAAAGLVLFAGASWRARPKLAIADDGLAVRGWFRTQLLRRRDIKIIRITEFRRHGRRVRLLEIETVGGGLLILSRWDLGTDPLDVLDALTAAGYAG; encoded by the coding sequence GTGCAGCAAACTCAATGGGCGCCGCCGGCAGGCGGAATCGCAGGCTGCGCCGTTGCGGGTCTCGTTATGGCTATCGCCGCTGTGACTCTGGTCACAGACACTCCGGGGCGCGTCATGGTGGGGATTGCCGCGGCGGGTCTGGTCTTGTTTGCCGGCGCTTCGTGGCGCGCGCGACCGAAGCTGGCAATTGCCGATGATGGTCTGGCGGTGCGCGGCTGGTTTCGAACGCAGTTATTGCGCCGGCGAGACATCAAGATCATCCGGATCACCGAGTTCCGGCGCCATGGGCGCCGGGTCCGGCTGCTGGAGATCGAGACCGTGGGCGGCGGGCTGCTGATCCTGTCGCGATGGGACCTCGGCACCGACCCGTTGGACGTGCTGGACGCCCTTACCGCCGCCGGCTACGCCGGCTAA
- the crgA gene encoding cell division protein CrgA, whose product MPKSKVRKKNDFTVSAVSRTPVKVKVGPSSVWFVCLFIGLMLIGLVWLMVFQLAAVGSQAPAALNWMAQLGPWNYAIAFAFMITGLLLTMRWH is encoded by the coding sequence ATGCCGAAGTCCAAGGTCCGCAAGAAGAACGACTTCACCGTCAGCGCGGTCAGCCGCACGCCGGTGAAGGTGAAGGTCGGGCCGTCGAGTGTGTGGTTCGTCTGTTTGTTCATCGGCCTGATGTTGATCGGGCTGGTCTGGCTGATGGTGTTCCAGCTGGCGGCCGTCGGCAGCCAGGCGCCCGCGGCGCTCAACTGGATGGCTCAGCTGGGCCCGTGGAACTACGCGATCGCGTTCGCTTTCATGATCACCGGATTGTTGCTCACGATGCGGTGGCACTGA
- a CDS encoding DUF881 domain-containing protein, whose translation MAAARRSPWRFGVPLVCLLAGVLLGATHGVSGGAEIRRSDAPRLVDLVREAQSSVSRLDTRREALTTRLDAVHGRSTDAALAAMLRRTAELAADGGMNPVHGPGLAVTLNDAQRDANGRFPRDASPDDLVVHQQDIDAVLNAMWSAGAEAIQMQDQRIIASSVVRCVGNTLLLNGRTYSPPYTITAIGNAAAMQAALGAAPLVTLYKQYVVRFGLGYHEEVKADVQIAGHSEPVRMHFAQPLGPIGY comes from the coding sequence ATGGCCGCAGCGCGCCGTTCGCCGTGGCGCTTCGGGGTGCCGTTGGTGTGCCTACTGGCCGGAGTCCTGCTCGGCGCGACGCACGGGGTGTCCGGCGGCGCGGAGATCAGACGCAGCGATGCCCCGCGCCTGGTGGATCTGGTCCGGGAGGCGCAGTCGTCGGTGAGCCGCCTGGACACGCGCCGAGAAGCGCTGACCACTCGGCTCGACGCCGTCCATGGCCGGTCCACCGACGCCGCACTGGCGGCGATGCTGCGGCGAACGGCCGAGCTGGCCGCCGATGGGGGTATGAACCCGGTGCATGGGCCCGGGCTGGCGGTGACGCTCAACGACGCCCAACGCGACGCCAACGGCCGATTCCCGCGCGACGCCTCCCCCGATGACCTGGTGGTGCACCAGCAGGACATCGACGCCGTGCTCAACGCGATGTGGAGTGCCGGGGCCGAGGCGATCCAGATGCAGGACCAGCGCATTATCGCCAGCTCGGTAGTCCGCTGTGTCGGTAACACGTTGCTGCTCAACGGCCGCACGTACAGCCCGCCCTACACCATCACCGCGATCGGCAACGCCGCGGCCATGCAGGCGGCGCTGGGCGCTGCTCCCCTGGTCACCTTGTACAAGCAGTACGTGGTCCGGTTCGGCCTGGGCTACCACGAAGAGGTCAAGGCCGACGTGCAGATCGCCGGGCATTCCGAGCCGGTCCGCATGCACTTCGCCCAACCGCTGGGTCCGATCGGATACTGA
- a CDS encoding aminodeoxychorismate/anthranilate synthase component II, producing MRILVVDNYDSFVFNLVQYLGQLGVEAEVWRNDDPRLSDEPAIADQFDGVLLSPGPGTPERAGASIPLVRACAAAHTPLLGVCLGHQAIGVAFGATVDRAPELLHGKTSSVLHGNVGVLQGLPDPFTATRYHSLTILPDSLPAELEVTAQTRSGVIMGVQHTQLPIHGVQFHPESILTEGGHRMLANWLDYCGWVRDDTLVRRLENEVQTAIRPHFPPATDRTSA from the coding sequence GTGCGGATCCTGGTCGTCGACAACTACGACAGCTTCGTGTTCAACCTGGTGCAGTACCTGGGCCAGCTGGGCGTCGAGGCCGAAGTGTGGCGCAACGACGACCCCCGGCTCTCCGATGAGCCTGCCATCGCCGACCAGTTCGACGGTGTGCTGCTCAGCCCCGGCCCGGGAACACCCGAACGTGCCGGCGCCTCGATCCCCCTGGTGCGGGCCTGCGCCGCGGCGCACACCCCGCTACTCGGCGTGTGCTTGGGACACCAGGCGATCGGCGTCGCGTTCGGTGCGACCGTGGATCGCGCTCCGGAATTGCTGCACGGCAAGACCAGCAGCGTGCTGCACGGCAATGTCGGTGTGCTGCAAGGACTTCCGGATCCCTTCACGGCGACCCGCTACCACTCGCTGACCATCCTGCCGGACTCGCTACCGGCCGAACTGGAGGTCACCGCCCAAACCCGCAGCGGCGTCATCATGGGCGTGCAGCACACCCAGCTTCCGATCCACGGCGTGCAATTCCACCCCGAGTCGATCCTCACCGAGGGCGGGCATCGGATGTTGGCCAACTGGCTGGACTACTGCGGCTGGGTCCGCGACGACACGCTGGTGCGCCGGCTGGAGAACGAGGTACAGACCGCGATCCGGCCGCACTTCCCGCCGGCTACTGACCGAACTTCAGCGTGA
- the pknB gene encoding Stk1 family PASTA domain-containing Ser/Thr kinase, with the protein MTTPRHLSDRYELGDILGFGGMSEVHLARDLRLHRDVAVKVLRADLARDPSFYLRFRREAQNAAALNHPAIVAVYDTGEAETPAGPLPYIVMEYVDGVTLRDIVHTEGPMTPKRAIEVIADACQALNFSHQNGIIHRDVKPANIMISNTNAVKVMDFGIARAIADGGNSVTQTAAVIGTAQYLSPEQARGDSVDARSDVYSLGCVLYEMLTGEPPFTGDSPVSVAYQHVREDPIPPSERHEGISAELDAVVLKALAKNPENRYQTAAEMRADLVRVHNGEAPEAPKVLTGAERRSLLTSSGAGGGGPRTDPLPRQPYDVADRDRSNGGSVGRWVAVVAVLAVLTIVVTIAINTFGGDTRSVQVPEVRGQASADAIAALQNKGFKTRTQQKPDSTIPPDHVISTDPTANSSVAAGDEITINVSTGPEQREVPDVSSLSYADAVTKLKAAGFSKFKQTTSPSTPELAGKVVGTNPPANQTSAITNVITIVVGSGPETKQVPDVTGQMVDLAQKNLTVYGFSKFSQSQVDSTLPAGEVIGTNPPKGQTVPLDSVIDLQVSRGNQFVMPDLTGMYWTDAEPRLRALGWTGVLDKGADVDAGGNQHNRIVYQNPPAGTGVNREGLITLKFGQ; encoded by the coding sequence ATGACCACCCCTCGGCATCTGTCCGATCGATATGAACTTGGCGACATCCTCGGTTTCGGCGGGATGTCCGAGGTTCATCTGGCCCGCGACCTCCGGCTGCATCGTGACGTCGCGGTCAAGGTGCTGCGCGCCGACTTGGCCCGCGACCCCAGCTTCTACCTCCGCTTCCGCCGCGAGGCGCAAAACGCTGCTGCGCTGAATCATCCGGCGATCGTCGCGGTTTACGACACCGGCGAAGCCGAGACGCCGGCGGGCCCGCTGCCCTACATCGTCATGGAGTACGTCGACGGCGTCACCCTGCGCGACATCGTGCACACCGAGGGGCCGATGACGCCCAAGCGCGCCATCGAGGTCATCGCCGACGCGTGCCAGGCCCTGAACTTCAGCCACCAAAACGGCATCATCCACCGCGACGTCAAGCCGGCCAACATCATGATCAGCAACACCAACGCGGTCAAGGTGATGGACTTCGGCATCGCCCGCGCGATCGCCGACGGCGGCAACAGCGTGACCCAGACCGCAGCCGTGATCGGCACGGCGCAGTACCTGTCGCCCGAGCAGGCCCGCGGCGACTCTGTCGACGCCCGCTCCGACGTGTACTCGCTGGGCTGCGTGTTGTACGAGATGTTGACCGGCGAGCCGCCGTTCACCGGCGACTCCCCGGTGTCGGTGGCCTACCAGCATGTCCGGGAAGACCCGATCCCGCCCTCGGAGCGGCATGAGGGCATTTCTGCCGAACTCGACGCCGTCGTGCTCAAGGCGCTGGCCAAGAACCCGGAGAACCGCTACCAGACCGCCGCCGAGATGCGCGCCGACCTGGTCCGCGTGCACAACGGCGAGGCGCCCGAGGCGCCCAAGGTGCTTACCGGCGCCGAGCGTCGGTCGCTGCTGACGTCGTCCGGGGCCGGCGGGGGAGGACCGCGCACCGATCCGCTACCGCGCCAGCCCTACGACGTCGCCGACCGCGACCGCAGCAATGGCGGTTCGGTGGGCCGGTGGGTCGCCGTCGTCGCGGTGTTGGCGGTGCTGACCATCGTGGTCACCATCGCGATCAACACCTTCGGCGGCGACACCCGCAGCGTCCAGGTCCCCGAGGTGCGCGGTCAAGCATCCGCCGACGCCATCGCCGCGCTGCAGAACAAGGGCTTCAAGACCAGAACGCAGCAGAAACCGGACTCGACGATCCCGCCGGACCACGTGATCAGCACCGACCCCACCGCCAACTCGTCGGTGGCCGCCGGTGACGAGATCACCATCAACGTCTCCACCGGACCCGAGCAGCGCGAAGTGCCCGACGTGTCGTCGCTGAGCTACGCCGACGCGGTAACCAAGCTCAAGGCGGCGGGCTTCAGCAAGTTCAAGCAGACCACCTCGCCGTCAACGCCGGAACTGGCCGGCAAGGTCGTGGGCACCAACCCGCCGGCCAACCAGACCTCGGCGATCACCAACGTGATCACGATTGTCGTGGGCTCGGGACCGGAGACCAAGCAGGTTCCCGACGTCACCGGTCAGATGGTCGACCTGGCGCAGAAAAACCTGACCGTGTACGGGTTCAGCAAGTTCAGTCAGTCCCAGGTGGACAGCACCCTGCCGGCGGGCGAGGTGATCGGCACCAATCCGCCCAAGGGCCAGACCGTTCCGCTGGACTCGGTGATCGACCTGCAAGTGTCGCGGGGCAACCAGTTCGTAATGCCCGATCTGACCGGCATGTACTGGACCGACGCCGAGCCGCGGCTACGAGCGCTGGGCTGGACCGGCGTGCTGGACAAGGGAGCCGACGTCGACGCCGGCGGCAACCAGCACAACCGGATCGTCTATCAGAACCCGCCCGCTGGAACCGGTGTCAATCGAGAAGGCCTGATCACGCTGAAGTTCGGTCAGTAG
- a CDS encoding serine/threonine-protein kinase, which translates to MSPRVGVTLSGRYRLQRLIATGGMGQVWEAVDSRLGRRVAVKVLKQEFSQDPEFIERFRAEARTTAMLNHPGIAQVHDYGESQLDGEGRTAYLVMELVNGEPLNSVLKRTGRLSLRHALDMLEQTGRALQVAHAAGLVHRDVKPGNIMITPTGQVKITDFGIAKAVDAAPVTQTGMVMGTAQYIAPEQALGHEATPASDVYALGVVGYEVVSGKRPFTGDGALTVAMKHIKEPPPPLPPELPPNVRELIEITLVKNPSQRYRSGGPFADAVAAVRAGRRPPRPSATPPAGRAAPAAIPSATPARIAPATSARTAAPRRSRPASGGHRPPPARRTFSSGQRALLWAAGVLGALAIIIAVLIVINSRGQQDGTPTVTQTPPAGQTPAGQGLSPNWTGSPHIGDSGAQSNLPGSLRVDDVGFVGSSRSRAIETSWAVPTTPPHRASSARYEKR; encoded by the coding sequence ATGAGCCCGAGAGTTGGTGTGACGCTGTCTGGCCGGTATCGCCTGCAGCGCCTCATCGCCACCGGCGGCATGGGCCAGGTGTGGGAGGCGGTGGATAGCCGGTTGGGCCGGCGGGTCGCGGTCAAGGTGCTCAAGCAGGAGTTCTCCCAGGACCCGGAGTTCATCGAGCGGTTCCGCGCCGAGGCGCGCACCACCGCGATGCTCAACCATCCCGGCATCGCCCAGGTGCACGACTACGGCGAGAGCCAGCTCGACGGCGAAGGCCGGACCGCCTACCTGGTGATGGAGCTGGTCAACGGCGAGCCGCTGAACTCGGTACTCAAACGCACCGGCCGGCTGTCGTTACGCCACGCACTGGACATGCTCGAGCAGACCGGCCGCGCGCTGCAGGTCGCCCACGCCGCCGGCTTGGTGCACCGCGATGTCAAGCCGGGCAACATCATGATCACCCCCACCGGCCAGGTGAAGATCACCGACTTCGGTATCGCCAAGGCCGTCGACGCGGCGCCGGTGACCCAGACCGGCATGGTGATGGGCACCGCCCAATACATCGCGCCCGAGCAGGCGCTCGGTCATGAGGCGACGCCCGCCAGCGACGTGTACGCCCTGGGTGTCGTTGGCTACGAAGTGGTTTCGGGCAAGCGCCCGTTCACCGGTGACGGCGCGCTGACGGTGGCGATGAAGCACATCAAGGAGCCGCCCCCGCCGCTGCCGCCCGAGTTGCCGCCCAACGTCCGGGAGCTCATCGAGATCACGCTGGTCAAGAACCCCAGTCAGCGCTACCGCAGCGGCGGACCGTTCGCCGACGCGGTTGCCGCGGTCCGGGCGGGCCGACGGCCGCCCCGGCCCAGCGCAACACCCCCGGCGGGCCGGGCCGCGCCGGCCGCGATTCCCTCGGCCACACCGGCCCGGATCGCGCCGGCCACGTCGGCCCGCACCGCTGCGCCCCGCCGATCGCGCCCGGCCAGTGGCGGGCATCGTCCGCCGCCGGCGCGCCGGACCTTCTCGTCGGGACAGCGTGCGCTGCTGTGGGCAGCCGGGGTGCTCGGCGCGCTGGCCATCATCATCGCGGTGCTGATCGTCATCAATTCCCGGGGCCAGCAGGACGGAACGCCGACGGTGACCCAAACCCCGCCGGCTGGCCAGACCCCGGCCGGTCAGGGGCTGAGCCCGAATTGGACTGGAAGCCCACACATAGGGGATTCTGGGGCGCAGAGCAACTTGCCCGGATCCCTTCGAGTCGACGACGTGGGCTTCGTCGGCTCGAGCAGGAGCCGGGCAATCGAGACAAGCTGGGCCGTCCCGACGACGCCGCCTCACCGCGCGTCCTCGGCCCGATACGAGAAACGGTAA
- the pbpA gene encoding D,D-transpeptidase PbpA encodes MNASLRRISMTVMALIVLLLLNATYTQVFTADGLRADPRNQRVLLDEYSRQRGQITARGQLLAYSVATDGRFRFLRVYPNPAVYAPITGFYSLRYSSSGLERAEDPLLNGSDERLFGRRLADFFTGRDPRGGNVDTTINPRVQQAGWDAMQQGCGGSPCKGAVVAIEPSTGKILALVSSPSFDPNLLASHNSDVQAQEWQQLRDDPETPLTNRAISETYPPGSTFKVITTAAALAAGANENEQLTAAASIPLPNSTATLENYGGTPCGPNQTVPLTEAFAKSCNTAFVQLGILTGADALRSMAQAFGLDSTPNAIPLQVAESTVGPIPDSAALGMTSIGQKDVALTPLQNAEVAATIANGGITMRPYLIDSLKGPDLANINTTTPYQQRRAVSPQVAAKLTELMIGAEKVAQQKGAIPGVQIASKTGTAEHGTDPRHTPPHAWYIAFAPAQAPKVAIAVLVENGGDRLSATGGALAAPIGRAVIEAALQGGP; translated from the coding sequence ATGAACGCCTCGCTGCGCCGGATCTCGATGACCGTGATGGCGTTGATCGTGCTGCTGCTGCTCAACGCCACCTACACCCAGGTCTTCACCGCCGACGGATTGCGTGCCGATCCCCGCAACCAACGGGTCCTGCTCGACGAGTACTCCCGGCAGCGGGGACAGATCACCGCGCGCGGGCAGTTGCTGGCCTATTCGGTGGCCACCGACGGCCGCTTCCGGTTCCTGCGCGTCTACCCCAATCCGGCGGTGTACGCGCCCATCACCGGCTTCTACTCTCTGCGCTACTCCAGCAGCGGCCTGGAGCGGGCCGAGGACCCGCTGTTGAACGGGTCCGACGAGCGCCTGTTCGGCCGCCGGCTGGCGGACTTCTTCACCGGCCGCGACCCGCGCGGCGGCAACGTGGACACCACCATCAACCCGCGCGTGCAGCAGGCCGGGTGGGACGCGATGCAGCAGGGTTGCGGCGGGTCGCCCTGCAAAGGTGCGGTCGTCGCGATCGAGCCGTCCACCGGGAAGATCCTGGCGCTGGTGTCGTCGCCGTCGTTCGACCCAAACCTGCTGGCGTCCCATAACTCCGACGTGCAGGCCCAAGAGTGGCAGCAGCTGCGCGACGATCCGGAAACGCCGCTGACCAACCGCGCCATCTCCGAGACGTACCCGCCCGGGTCCACCTTCAAGGTCATCACCACCGCGGCCGCGCTGGCCGCCGGTGCCAACGAGAACGAGCAGCTGACCGCGGCGGCCAGCATCCCGCTGCCCAACAGCACCGCGACGTTGGAAAACTACGGCGGCACCCCGTGCGGACCCAACCAGACCGTGCCGCTGACCGAAGCGTTCGCCAAGTCCTGCAACACCGCGTTCGTCCAGCTCGGCATCCTCACCGGCGCCGACGCGCTGCGCAGCATGGCGCAGGCCTTCGGGCTGGACAGCACGCCGAACGCGATCCCGCTGCAAGTCGCCGAATCGACCGTCGGGCCCATCCCGGACAGTGCCGCGTTGGGCATGACGAGCATCGGTCAGAAGGACGTGGCGCTTACGCCGCTGCAGAACGCCGAAGTCGCGGCGACCATCGCCAACGGCGGCATCACCATGCGGCCGTACCTGATCGACAGCCTGAAAGGGCCGGACCTGGCCAATATCAACACCACAACCCCGTATCAGCAACGCCGCGCGGTGTCGCCGCAGGTCGCCGCTAAGCTAACAGAGCTGATGATCGGCGCCGAGAAAGTCGCACAGCAGAAAGGGGCCATCCCCGGCGTGCAGATCGCGTCCAAGACTGGTACCGCAGAGCACGGCACCGACCCTCGCCACACCCCACCGCACGCGTGGTACATCGCCTTTGCGCCTGCTCAGGCCCCGAAGGTTGCCATCGCCGTGCTGGTGGAAAACGGTGGCGATCGCCTGTCGGCGACCGGGGGTGCGCTCGCCGCGCCGATTGGGCGTGCCGTAATCGAAGCCGCACTACAGGGAGGACCATGA
- a CDS encoding FtsW/RodA/SpoVE family cell cycle protein, whose protein sequence is MTTQLQPPVAVTPPLPTRRNAELLLLIFATAITVAALLIVEANQERGLHWDLTSYGLAFLTLFVFAHLAIRRFAPYTDPLLLPVVALLNGLGLVMIHRLDLVDRQVGRHGHPSANQQMLWTMVGVIAFALVVTFLRDHRQLARYGYICGLTGLIFLAIPALLPRSMSEQNGAKIWIRLPGFSIQPAEFSKILLLIFFSAVLVAKRGLFTSVGKHLMGMTLPRPRDLAPVLAAWVISIGVMVFEKDLGTSLLLYASFLVVVYLATQRFSWVVLGLLLFAAGSVVAYFLFSHVRVRVQTWLDPFADPEGTGYQMVQSLFSFATGGIFGTGLGNGQPDTVPAASTDFIIAAFGEELGLVGLASILMLYTIVIVRGMRTAIATRDSFGKLLAAGLASTLAIQLFIVVGGVTRLIPLTGLTTPWISYGGSSLLANYVLLAVLARISHSARRPLHTKARNTSPIAAAGTEVIQKV, encoded by the coding sequence ATGACCACACAGCTCCAACCGCCCGTGGCGGTGACACCGCCTTTACCGACCCGCCGTAACGCCGAGTTGCTGCTGCTGATCTTCGCTACGGCGATCACGGTCGCCGCGCTGCTGATCGTGGAGGCCAACCAAGAGCGGGGTCTGCACTGGGACCTGACCAGCTACGGGCTGGCGTTCCTGACGCTGTTCGTGTTCGCGCACTTGGCGATCCGGCGCTTTGCCCCCTACACCGACCCGCTGCTGCTGCCGGTGGTGGCGCTGCTCAACGGTCTTGGTCTGGTGATGATTCACCGCCTGGACTTGGTAGACCGGCAAGTCGGGCGACACGGGCACCCCAGCGCCAACCAGCAGATGCTGTGGACGATGGTGGGGGTCATCGCCTTCGCCTTGGTGGTGACCTTTTTGCGGGACCACCGGCAGCTGGCCCGCTACGGCTACATCTGCGGCCTGACCGGTTTGATCTTCTTGGCGATTCCCGCGCTGCTGCCGCGGTCGATGTCCGAACAGAACGGCGCCAAGATCTGGATTCGCTTGCCCGGCTTCTCAATTCAGCCCGCGGAGTTCTCGAAGATTCTGCTGCTGATCTTCTTCTCAGCCGTTCTGGTCGCCAAGCGCGGCCTGTTCACCAGCGTCGGCAAGCACCTGATGGGCATGACGCTGCCGCGGCCGCGCGACCTGGCGCCGGTGTTGGCGGCATGGGTGATCTCGATCGGCGTCATGGTGTTCGAAAAGGACCTGGGCACTTCGCTGCTGTTGTACGCGTCGTTTCTGGTGGTGGTGTACCTGGCCACGCAGCGGTTCAGCTGGGTGGTCCTTGGCCTGCTGCTGTTCGCAGCGGGAAGCGTTGTGGCGTATTTCCTTTTCAGCCACGTCCGGGTCCGTGTGCAGACCTGGCTGGATCCGTTCGCCGATCCCGAGGGCACCGGATACCAGATGGTGCAGTCGCTGTTCAGCTTTGCTACCGGCGGCATCTTCGGAACCGGGCTCGGTAATGGTCAGCCCGACACCGTGCCGGCCGCGTCGACCGACTTCATCATCGCCGCGTTCGGCGAAGAGCTGGGGTTGGTCGGGCTGGCCAGCATTCTGATGCTGTACACGATTGTCATCGTGCGGGGTATGCGCACGGCGATCGCCACCCGGGACAGCTTCGGCAAGCTGCTGGCCGCCGGTCTGGCCTCGACCCTGGCCATCCAGCTGTTCATCGTGGTGGGCGGGGTCACCCGGCTCATCCCGTTGACCGGGTTGACCACCCCGTGGATTTCCTACGGCGGTTCGTCGCTGCTGGCCAACTACGTGCTGCTGGCCGTCCTGGCCCGCATCTCGCACAGTGCCCGGCGCCCGTTGCACACCAAAGCACGTAATACGTCGCCGATCGCGGCGGCCGGCACTGAGGTGATTCAGAAGGTATGA